Within Planktothrix tepida PCC 9214, the genomic segment CTCGTTTTGAAGCTAAAGCATTTTTAGATCAAAAAGCCCAAGAATTAAATGGCACATTTGAAAAAAAATCAAATGGGGAAATTATTTATCATTTTCAGGTCGAATAAACTTGAGTTTAACATTCTACTTAAACGAATAAATCGGCAAGGATAACCAGAAACATGACTTTTAAAGCTTCCAATTTCTTGAAATCCGGCTTTTTTATAAAACGCGATCGCTCGTTGATTTCCAGCCATAACAATTGTATAAGCGGGGGAACCAATCAGCTTTAAAGCTAAGTTTAATAACCGTTTACCAATGCCTTGATTTTGATAATCAGGATCGATATATAATAAAGCAATACAGTTGCGATCTATTGCAACAAAACCAACAATCGTTTTCCCTTTACAAGCTACAAATTTATCATAAACATAGCAAATTTGATTCGCATTGGGATTGTGCGCTAGAGGGGTCATCGCCCTTAAATCACAAGATCCCAAAAATTCCGCAGGTTGAGCGCGATCGTGAACGCAACAAATTAGTGGCCAATCTTGATCTAAATAAGGGCGAATTTTAATCATTTTTGTTCATTATTAAACAAATTTTGGGCGTTCTAAACCTTGAGAAAATAACGTTTTAAACTCAGCTTTTTGGGTTTCTGATGTCATCATTTGTTTCCAGGTTTCATAGAAGAAAAAGGATGTTCCTGCAAATTTGCGATCACGGGTTAGTTGGATTTGTTCTTTTACAGTAGCAAAGGACATCGGTTTAATTCTAAGCCCCGTTAAAATGCCAATACTCACAGGAATATGGCTTTTGGCTTCTAACAGTTCAGGACGTTTTAAATCGGCTAAAAAGCCATTCATATCCTCTCGATAGACTTGTAAGACTAATTCTTCTAAATAGCCTTCCTGTTCCCAGGTTTTCCAATCTTGTAAAAATTGAGAATAAGCATACAAATAAGGATTGGGAGATAAAGATAGAATACAATTCGGTTTATAATCTTTAATTACCCAGAAAATTCGAGTTAAAAATTCCGTAATTTTTTTC encodes:
- a CDS encoding GNAT family N-acetyltransferase; the protein is MIKIRPYLDQDWPLICCVHDRAQPAEFLGSCDLRAMTPLAHNPNANQICYVYDKFVACKGKTIVGFVAIDRNCIALLYIDPDYQNQGIGKRLLNLALKLIGSPAYTIVMAGNQRAIAFYKKAGFQEIGSFKSHVSGYPCRFIRLSRMLNSSLFDLKMINNFPI